A single window of Selenomonas sputigena DNA harbors:
- a CDS encoding ExbD/TolR family protein — MRRDFRITKEPLVMIIPMIDIMLFLLVFFMISTIYMVQTNTVQVALPQAAAGKMETRPNIVPITVTDKGDVLYDKDELPNEDLADKMKASLASDPDTVFVLRGDKKADYEAVVRVLDLLKRSGAKHVSIATETAGRQ; from the coding sequence ATGCGGCGTGATTTTCGTATTACGAAAGAACCGCTCGTCATGATCATCCCGATGATCGACATCATGCTCTTTTTGCTCGTGTTCTTCATGATCAGCACGATCTACATGGTGCAGACGAACACGGTGCAGGTCGCTCTGCCGCAGGCGGCTGCGGGCAAGATGGAGACGCGCCCGAACATCGTGCCGATCACGGTGACGGATAAGGGCGATGTGCTCTATGACAAGGACGAACTGCCGAATGAAGACCTTGCGGACAAGATGAAGGCTTCCTTGGCAAGCGACCCCGATACGGTATTCGTGCTGCGCGGCGACAAGAAGGCCGACTACGAAGCCGTCGTGCGCGTCTTGGACCTCCTCAAGCGTTCGGGCGCGAAGCACGTCTCCATCGCGACGGAGACAGCGGGGAGGCAGTGA
- a CDS encoding energy transducer TonB — translation MRFKSYWRTTVVAAIFLHFFVWLGLALALPLLDFEGDPLAVQEMEVVDLPEEGSSGEMEEKKPDPPKPEPPEPPKPETPPVETPPEDVIPTETSPTEAAELDEAVAELQKQEEAAKKNGEDGKALPPAPPSQAVGVLITAGNTPDTRGTDFRGTVGILVSIDAQGHITGYRFTQTSGRRVVDQLVLNAIRNFKFEPALDTNGQPMKTMRLLRFPFDGSGSHAYEDDENKRIRVNKEMFLRELHARGQAPST, via the coding sequence ATGCGGTTCAAGAGCTACTGGCGCACGACGGTCGTCGCGGCGATCTTCCTGCACTTCTTCGTCTGGCTGGGACTGGCTCTCGCGCTGCCGTTGCTCGACTTCGAGGGCGATCCCTTGGCGGTGCAGGAGATGGAGGTCGTAGACCTTCCCGAGGAAGGCTCTTCGGGCGAAATGGAAGAGAAAAAGCCCGATCCGCCGAAGCCGGAACCGCCCGAACCGCCGAAGCCTGAGACGCCGCCTGTGGAGACGCCGCCCGAGGATGTCATTCCGACGGAGACGTCGCCGACGGAAGCCGCTGAGTTGGACGAGGCGGTGGCAGAGTTGCAGAAGCAGGAGGAAGCGGCGAAGAAGAACGGTGAGGACGGCAAGGCTCTGCCACCTGCACCGCCCTCACAGGCGGTTGGCGTGCTCATTACGGCGGGCAATACGCCCGACACGCGCGGCACGGACTTTCGCGGCACGGTCGGCATCCTCGTAAGCATCGACGCGCAGGGGCATATCACGGGCTATCGCTTTACGCAGACTTCGGGACGCCGCGTCGTCGATCAGCTCGTCTTGAATGCCATTCGCAACTTCAAATTCGAGCCGGCGCTCGATACGAATGGACAGCCGATGAAGACGATGCGCCTCCTGCGCTTCCCGTTCGACGGTTCGGGCAGTCATGCCTACGAGGATGATGAGAACAAGCGCATTCGCGTGAACAAGGAGATGTTCCTCCGAGAGCTTCATGCGAGGGGACAAGCGCCGTCGACGTAA